One stretch of Acanthochromis polyacanthus isolate Apoly-LR-REF ecotype Palm Island chromosome 16, KAUST_Apoly_ChrSc, whole genome shotgun sequence DNA includes these proteins:
- the LOC110965370 gene encoding C-C chemokine receptor type 4-like, which produces MEQLNSTMVEFNTSSSSPEYQPDVVPAVLLSICFLLGVPGNIAVVLLRPNFQHLSSLSQSFMLNLAFSDLLCLLMLPLWIYTLLDSWTFGLEACKLMAYLLYCSIYGSHLTVTMLAVQRYLLVVRLKKFLHLGGKRLLVLLWLVAALLSIPALVFQELSTDENWSECVRIYSSDAQSGASLLTESVVGFILLSVLAFAYIQVRRKVNQSAFFNNPQTNRLVTSIIVTSFVLWVPYLTVNVLGVIAISVENKSLWEFLEQTWGIAVAVTFVNSCLNPVLYAFASYKMRQTTTTNNETAEDEELQE; this is translated from the coding sequence ATGGAGCAGCTCAACTCCACTATGGTGGAATTTAACAcgtcctcttcttctcctgaaTACCAACCTGATGTGGTCCCTGCAGTGCTGCTGTCCATCTGCTTCCTGCTGGGAGTTCCTGGAAACATCGCTGTGGTTCTTCTCAGACCCAACTTTCAGCATCTGTCCAGCCTGAGCCAGAGTTTCATGCTGAATCTGGCTTTTTCAGACCTGCTCTGCCTGCTGATGCTCCCACTGTGGATTTACACTTTACTCGACAGTTGGACCTTCGGCCTGGAAGCCTGCAAGCTGATGGCGTACCTCCTGTACTGCAGCATTTATGGCAGCCACCTGACTGTGACGATGCTGGCCGTCCAGCGCTACCTGCTGGTTGTGCGCCTTAAGAAGTTCCTACATCTTGGAGGGAAGAGGCTGCTGGTTCTGCTCTGGCTGGTTGCAGCGCTGCTGTCCATCCCTGCTTTAGTGTTTCAGGAGTTGAGCACGGATGAGAACTGGTCAGAATGTGTGCGTATCTACTCCTCTGATGCCCAGAGTGGGGCTTCACTGCTGACTGAATCTGTGGTAGGATTCATTTTACTTTCTGTCCTGGCGTTTGCTTACATCCAGGTCCGCAGAAAGGTGAACCAGTCGGCATTTTTCAACAACCCCCAGACAAACAGACTGGTTACCAGCATCATTGTGACCTCTTTTGTCCTGTGGGTGCCATATCTCACTGTGAATGTGCTGGGTGTCATTGCCATTTCTGTAGAAAACAAGAGCTTGTGGGAGTTTTTAGAACAAACCTGGGGAATTGCTGTAGCTGTAACATTTGTGAACAGCTGCCTGAATCCAGTCCTGTATGCATTTGCTTCTTACAAAATGCgtcaaacaaccacaacaaataATGAAACTGCTGAAGATGAAGAGCTACAAGAATGA